The following are encoded together in the Saliniramus fredricksonii genome:
- the purC gene encoding phosphoribosylaminoimidazolesuccinocarboxamide synthase encodes MDFNKTRYTLMNRRRRIYEGKAKVLFEGPEPGTLIQHFKDDATAFNAKKHEIVDGKGVLNNRISEFVFQNLNDIGVPTHFIRRLNMREQLIREVEIIPLEVVVRNVAAGSLSKRLGIEEGTQLPRSIIEFYYKSDKLDDPMVSEEHITAFGWATPQEIDDIMALAIRVNDFLSGLFLGVGIRLVDFKMETGRLWEGDMMRIVLADEISPDSCRLWDIKSNDKMDKDRFRRDLGGLIEAYSEVARRLGILSENESTPMGGPRLVQ; translated from the coding sequence ATGGACTTCAACAAAACACGGTATACGCTCATGAATCGCCGCCGTCGCATATACGAGGGCAAGGCCAAGGTCCTTTTCGAGGGGCCCGAACCCGGAACGCTCATCCAGCACTTCAAGGACGACGCCACCGCCTTCAATGCCAAGAAACACGAAATCGTCGACGGGAAAGGCGTCCTGAACAACCGTATCAGCGAGTTCGTCTTCCAGAATCTCAATGATATCGGCGTTCCCACGCATTTCATCCGCCGCCTGAACATGCGCGAGCAGCTGATCCGCGAAGTCGAGATCATCCCGCTCGAAGTGGTGGTGCGCAACGTCGCCGCCGGATCACTGTCGAAGCGTCTCGGCATCGAGGAAGGCACCCAACTGCCGCGCTCGATCATCGAGTTCTACTATAAAAGCGACAAGCTCGACGATCCGATGGTCTCGGAAGAGCACATCACCGCCTTCGGCTGGGCCACGCCGCAGGAAATCGACGACATCATGGCGCTGGCCATCCGCGTCAACGATTTTCTCTCCGGCCTCTTCCTCGGCGTCGGCATCCGCCTCGTCGATTTCAAGATGGAGACGGGGCGTCTGTGGGAGGGTGACATGATGCGCATCGTCCTCGCCGACGAGATCTCCCCCGATTCCTGCCGCCTGTGGGACATCAAGTCCAACGACAAGATGGACAAGGACCGTTTCCGCCGCGATCTCGGCGGGCTGATCGAGGCCTATTCCGAAGTGGCGCGCCGGCTCGGCATCCTCTCGGAGAACGAGAGCACCCCGATGGGTGGGCCCCGCCTCGTGCAGTAA
- a CDS encoding DUF1476 domain-containing protein produces the protein MTTFDDRKDAFENKFAHDEELRFKAMARRNKLLGLWAAEKLGKSGAEAEEYAKSVVLADFEEPGDEDVFRKVRGDLDASVSDQEIRSQMVALLAQAVESVQKGS, from the coding sequence ATGACCACATTCGACGACCGCAAGGATGCCTTCGAGAACAAGTTCGCGCATGACGAGGAACTGCGCTTCAAGGCGATGGCCCGCCGCAACAAGCTTCTGGGTCTCTGGGCCGCCGAGAAGCTCGGCAAGAGCGGCGCTGAGGCCGAGGAATACGCCAAGAGCGTCGTGCTCGCCGATTTCGAGGAGCCGGGTGACGAAGACGTCTTCCGCAAGGTGCGCGGCGATCTCGACGCCTCGGTGAGCGATCAGGAAATCCGCAGCCAGATGGTGGCGCTCCTCGCCCAGGCAGTGGAATCCGTGCAGAAGGGAAGCTGA
- a CDS encoding hemerythrin domain-containing protein, which translates to MIDDIPFLDDETRPRAPAIPDATEADRAHGRRLSLFHRFHLQQMATIARAISALEQGTGDAAALAREIGDMAMLDNFRRVGTLCGQECQMLTLHHTIEDQEIFPRLREQSAGLRAVIDRLSQEHEIVHTLLERLEQAAIAIMRTPSPQALKDVRAVFDALHAVVASHFGYEENELAEALGYYRVPL; encoded by the coding sequence GTGATCGACGATATTCCGTTTCTCGACGACGAAACCCGCCCCCGCGCGCCCGCCATACCCGATGCCACCGAAGCGGACCGGGCGCATGGCCGGCGGCTTTCCCTGTTTCACCGATTTCATCTGCAGCAAATGGCAACGATCGCCCGGGCAATCAGCGCGCTCGAACAAGGCACCGGCGATGCCGCAGCGCTCGCGCGCGAGATCGGCGACATGGCGATGCTGGACAACTTCCGCCGCGTCGGCACCCTTTGCGGGCAGGAATGCCAGATGCTCACCCTGCACCACACCATCGAGGATCAGGAGATCTTCCCCCGCCTGCGGGAGCAGAGCGCGGGGTTGAGAGCCGTGATCGACCGGCTCTCGCAGGAGCACGAAATCGTCCACACCCTGCTCGAACGCCTCGAACAGGCGGCCATTGCCATCATGCGCACGCCTTCGCCGCAGGCGCTGAAGGATGTCCGCGCCGTATTCGACGCGTTGCACGCGGTCGTCGCCTCGCATTTCGGCTATGAGGAAAATGAGCTTGCCGAGGCTTTGGGCTATTATCGCGTTCCGCTCTGA
- the speB gene encoding agmatinase: MNRDKLEALRARYANAKGGDIFDPDFRRVADTQFRDGENRAWPFMNPGTLLDAPYRPDAARAGYADLDVALVGVPMDLGVTNRNGSRFGPRAVRNIERVGPYEHVFKALPVHELRVADIGDVPLQSRFSLEQCHADIEACFMAIADAGVRHLAVGGDHSITLPILKALGRDRPLGMIHIDAHCDTSGEFEGAKFHHGGPFRRAVLDGVLDPERTVQIGIRGAAEWLWEFSYESGMRVIHAEEVDALGIPEVIRQAREVVGDGPVYVSFDIDSIDPAFAPGTGTPEVGGLTPREVLAMMRGFAGLDVIGGDVVEVAPQYDATSNTAHVAAQMALEILCLMARAPSMGQPSGG; this comes from the coding sequence ATGAATCGCGATAAGCTCGAAGCCTTGCGCGCCCGCTACGCCAACGCGAAGGGCGGGGATATTTTCGATCCCGATTTTCGCCGCGTCGCCGATACCCAGTTTCGTGACGGCGAAAATCGCGCCTGGCCTTTCATGAATCCGGGCACGCTCCTGGATGCGCCCTATCGCCCGGACGCCGCGCGCGCGGGCTATGCCGATCTCGATGTGGCGCTCGTCGGCGTGCCGATGGATCTCGGCGTGACGAACCGCAACGGCTCGCGCTTCGGCCCGCGTGCCGTGCGCAATATCGAGCGGGTCGGGCCCTACGAGCATGTCTTCAAGGCGCTGCCGGTGCATGAATTGCGTGTCGCGGATATCGGCGATGTGCCGCTGCAGAGTCGCTTCTCCCTTGAGCAATGCCATGCCGATATCGAGGCCTGCTTCATGGCGATCGCCGATGCCGGCGTGCGGCATCTCGCCGTGGGTGGCGATCATTCGATCACCCTGCCGATCCTGAAGGCGCTGGGGCGCGACCGCCCGCTCGGCATGATCCATATCGACGCGCATTGCGACACCTCCGGTGAATTCGAGGGCGCCAAGTTCCACCATGGCGGCCCGTTCCGCCGGGCGGTTCTTGATGGCGTGCTCGATCCCGAGCGCACCGTCCAGATCGGCATTCGCGGCGCAGCCGAATGGCTGTGGGAATTCTCCTACGAATCCGGCATGCGCGTCATCCATGCCGAGGAGGTCGACGCGCTCGGCATTCCGGAGGTGATCCGCCAGGCGCGTGAGGTCGTCGGGGACGGGCCGGTCTATGTCAGTTTCGACATCGATTCGATCGACCCCGCCTTCGCGCCGGGGACCGGCACGCCGGAAGTTGGCGGGCTGACGCCGCGCGAGGTACTGGCCATGATGCGCGGCTTTGCGGGGCTCGACGTCATTGGCGGCGACGTGGTCGAGGTGGCGCCGCAATATGATGCGACCAGCAACACCGCGCATGTCGCGGCACAGATGGCGCTCGAAATCCTCTGCCTGATGGCCCGCGCGCCCTCGATGGGCCAGCCTTCCGGGGGCTGA